A genomic region of Streptococcus suis contains the following coding sequences:
- the rnc gene encoding ribonuclease III has protein sequence MKDLHAKLLADFGIDFSDLNLLETAFTHTSYANEHRLLKISHNERLEFLGDAVLQLMISKYLYQKYPDRPEGEMSKLRSTFVREESLAGFSRACGFDRFLRLGKGEEKSGGRNRDTILGDAFEAFLGALLLDKGEKTVEEFIHKVMIPRLEKGNFERVTDYKTALQEILQVNGEIAISYQVIAESGPAHDKTFEVEVSADQRVIGRGRGRSKKLAEQAAAKNAVEARG, from the coding sequence ATGAAAGATTTACATGCAAAATTATTGGCTGATTTTGGGATTGATTTTTCGGATTTGAATTTATTAGAAACGGCTTTTACCCATACTTCTTATGCCAATGAGCATCGCCTTCTAAAAATTTCACATAATGAGCGCTTGGAATTTTTAGGAGACGCTGTTCTCCAGTTGATGATTTCCAAATATCTCTATCAAAAATATCCTGATAGACCCGAAGGTGAGATGTCCAAGTTGCGTTCGACCTTTGTACGTGAGGAGTCTTTGGCTGGTTTTTCACGTGCTTGTGGTTTTGATCGGTTTCTTCGTCTTGGTAAGGGGGAAGAGAAGTCTGGAGGACGAAATCGCGATACTATTTTAGGAGATGCTTTCGAGGCGTTCTTAGGAGCTCTGCTATTGGACAAAGGGGAAAAGACCGTGGAGGAATTTATCCATAAGGTCATGATTCCTCGTTTAGAAAAAGGGAATTTTGAGCGCGTGACCGACTATAAGACTGCTTTGCAGGAAATTTTGCAGGTCAATGGTGAGATTGCTATTTCGTATCAAGTAATAGCTGAGTCTGGTCCTGCCCATGATAAGACCTTTGAAGTGGAGGTATCTGCTGATCAGCGTGTGATTGGTCGTGGTCGTGGTCGCTCTAAGAAATTAGCTGAACAAGCCGCCGCCAAAAATGCTGTGGAGGCTAGAGGATAG
- a CDS encoding acyltransferase family protein, protein MQNKTKPLNTSLLSFIQFIGAILVIALHCRRLFEADQFHFIQKSIFSRMVVPYFMVTASFFLRRNYPSLSKQYLIRYSKQYLTWSILYLPFYLIYLTLQEIPFPYYPLALLVGLTYTGTSYQLWYMPAFFLGLVLVHFSLEKWGWRITGCLACLLYLLGSVETYSSYLAESIFLTAFDSYKTFFFTSRNGLFYAPIFVLTGFYLADKLNQPIFQYRQKNKLLVCIALLTFEATIIYLNQGYDKNFLFSLIPFTAYLVAWTLTTDLFRQKKFQFLKEYASYYYFIHVIPVEISFFFLETSALTKIQQGWLVFLITIITCQLLSWLIINTQ, encoded by the coding sequence ATGCAAAATAAGACAAAACCACTCAATACATCCCTGCTCTCCTTCATCCAGTTCATCGGAGCTATTTTAGTCATCGCCCTCCATTGCCGCAGATTATTTGAAGCAGACCAGTTCCACTTCATCCAAAAATCCATCTTTAGCCGCATGGTCGTTCCCTACTTCATGGTCACAGCCAGCTTCTTCCTCCGACGTAACTATCCCAGCCTCTCCAAACAATACCTGATCCGCTACAGCAAACAATACCTGACCTGGTCCATCCTCTACCTCCCCTTCTACCTCATCTACCTAACACTCCAAGAAATCCCCTTCCCCTACTATCCCCTCGCACTCCTAGTCGGACTGACCTACACCGGCACCAGCTACCAACTCTGGTACATGCCCGCTTTCTTTCTAGGTCTTGTCCTCGTTCATTTTTCCTTGGAGAAATGGGGCTGGCGCATCACAGGTTGTCTAGCCTGCCTTCTCTATCTCCTAGGCTCAGTCGAAACCTACTCCTCCTACCTGGCAGAATCGATTTTCCTGACCGCATTTGACAGCTACAAAACCTTCTTTTTCACCAGCCGCAACGGCCTCTTCTACGCACCGATTTTTGTCCTGACAGGCTTTTATCTAGCCGACAAACTCAATCAACCCATTTTCCAATACAGACAAAAAAACAAACTACTTGTCTGCATAGCTCTTTTAACTTTTGAGGCTACAATCATCTATCTCAATCAGGGCTACGACAAGAACTTTCTATTTAGCCTGATTCCATTCACAGCCTATCTAGTCGCCTGGACTCTAACCACAGACCTCTTCCGCCAGAAAAAATTCCAATTTCTCAAAGAATACGCCAGCTATTATTATTTTATCCATGTTATCCCAGTCGAAATCAGCTTTTTCTTCCTAGAAACTAGTGCCCTGACCAAAATACAGCAAGGTTGGTTAGTCTTCCTTATCACCATCATCACTTGCCAACTGCTCAGCTGGTTAATCATTAATACTCAATGA
- a CDS encoding ArsR/SmtB family transcription factor produces the protein MKLDYRDYRSEIVEKFFIPLIVKEREEPFEVDLSQKERDILKDALDIRDEIEEKLTDFRQEVNEVFVWGHIFNILHSLYFYLLNDGQDPKTIEEACQLIVKLSQEEVEEAMRTMLASENDGHREKDLSLMELLEKTDKKPAEKWYWSLAIRNPLETVERSVTLLDKLLPIYQPYFEEARAEREEFAQEFDIEKLYRESKQLSMTGLDALGVETAQFFVLSPWNYWFAYYGNEQFDNMKVALLASCRIDQIMLSNDELDLDDLTTALKVISDSTRYQVLVELTKPHAKSKDIAERLAITGAAVSFHTQKLINGDLLLFNAKDKNVKYSVNRDLLQQVIDKLKEDFDL, from the coding sequence ATGAAATTAGATTACCGAGATTATAGAAGCGAGATTGTCGAAAAGTTCTTTATTCCCTTGATTGTTAAGGAGCGTGAGGAGCCGTTTGAGGTGGATTTGTCACAAAAAGAGAGAGACATTCTCAAAGATGCCTTGGACATTCGTGATGAGATTGAAGAAAAGTTGACAGATTTTCGTCAGGAAGTCAACGAGGTCTTTGTTTGGGGTCATATCTTTAACATTTTGCATAGTCTTTATTTCTATCTCTTGAATGATGGGCAGGATCCAAAAACGATTGAGGAAGCCTGTCAGTTGATTGTAAAGCTGTCTCAAGAAGAAGTAGAAGAGGCCATGCGGACCATGTTGGCGTCTGAAAATGACGGACATCGCGAGAAAGACCTCAGCCTCATGGAACTCTTGGAAAAAACGGATAAAAAGCCAGCAGAGAAGTGGTACTGGTCACTGGCTATTCGCAATCCTTTGGAAACTGTTGAGCGGTCTGTCACTCTCTTAGACAAGCTGCTTCCAATCTATCAGCCTTACTTTGAAGAGGCAAGGGCAGAGAGGGAAGAATTTGCTCAGGAATTTGACATTGAAAAACTCTATCGAGAGTCCAAGCAGTTGTCCATGACTGGCTTGGATGCTTTAGGAGTGGAAACTGCCCAATTCTTCGTCCTCAGTCCTTGGAATTATTGGTTTGCTTATTATGGTAATGAACAATTTGACAATATGAAAGTTGCTTTGCTGGCTTCCTGTCGAATTGATCAGATAATGCTCTCAAATGACGAGCTAGATCTGGATGATTTGACAACGGCTCTTAAAGTCATCAGTGATAGCACGCGTTATCAGGTCTTGGTGGAGTTGACCAAGCCCCATGCCAAGAGCAAGGATATTGCAGAGCGATTGGCTATTACAGGGGCAGCAGTATCCTTCCACACTCAAAAGCTGATTAACGGCGACCTGCTTCTCTTTAATGCCAAAGACAAGAATGTCAAATACAGTGTCAATCGGGATTTACTCCAACAGGTGATTGATAAGTTGAAAGAGGATTTTGATTTGTAA
- a CDS encoding MFS transporter, producing MKKIICNKIFLFSYLADVISNFGDTLYYLALMNYVLFLPDTKFALAMITVSETLPILSGLFMGIWADRTKNKLDTILATLVVRFGLYALVGFLMGFTPALWIVAVVCMVNFLSDLAGQYENGLYMPLSLRVVAAEDRETAMAFKNTVGGILMIVFRSSGAILIGFMSYQNLAFFNAGTFLVSLAIMSGLRPAFAKLLKENPIQEVEQTETEAGLIKGVGQSLKESYQAIQNIPVLKTSILTIAGINTVISAVSPLVILAMKEFPDFVIVNSGITLALVFNLFSVGYILGSSLGMAFFKHVSLSNLLKFCTGLSVMLFVGFYFHNIYIVMVVILLNTMTAGIINPKLYALIMNELPEDKLATINAGMGTIFNIGMLAGQALVALMVTLLSVTSISLIFLLLSVGLVGYTILVGHKPKNEVAQV from the coding sequence GTGAAAAAAATTATCTGTAATAAAATATTCTTGTTCAGTTACCTAGCAGATGTGATTTCCAACTTTGGAGATACGCTTTACTATCTAGCTCTGATGAACTATGTCCTGTTTCTACCAGATACCAAGTTTGCTCTGGCTATGATTACGGTTTCTGAAACTCTGCCAATCTTGTCGGGACTTTTTATGGGAATCTGGGCTGATCGGACAAAAAACAAATTGGATACCATTCTAGCTACCTTAGTTGTACGTTTCGGTTTATATGCACTTGTTGGCTTCCTAATGGGATTTACACCAGCTCTCTGGATTGTAGCAGTCGTTTGTATGGTGAATTTCCTGTCTGACTTGGCTGGCCAATATGAAAACGGTCTTTATATGCCACTTAGCCTGCGGGTTGTTGCAGCAGAAGACCGTGAAACAGCCATGGCTTTTAAGAATACCGTGGGCGGCATCTTGATGATTGTCTTTCGATCTAGCGGTGCTATTCTCATCGGCTTCATGTCTTACCAGAATCTCGCCTTTTTCAATGCAGGGACCTTCTTGGTCAGTCTTGCGATTATGTCAGGTCTTCGTCCAGCTTTTGCCAAGTTGTTGAAAGAAAATCCTATCCAAGAAGTTGAACAAACTGAAACAGAAGCAGGCCTTATCAAAGGAGTCGGTCAGAGCCTAAAAGAATCTTATCAAGCCATTCAAAACATCCCTGTACTAAAGACTTCTATTCTGACCATTGCGGGTATCAATACGGTTATTAGTGCCGTATCTCCCTTGGTTATCCTGGCTATGAAGGAATTTCCAGACTTCGTGATTGTCAATTCTGGAATAACTCTTGCCTTGGTCTTTAATCTCTTTTCTGTCGGCTACATCCTTGGTTCTAGTTTAGGCATGGCTTTCTTCAAACATGTCAGCTTATCCAACCTGCTCAAATTTTGTACAGGTTTGTCGGTCATGCTGTTTGTCGGATTTTACTTTCATAATATCTATATTGTAATGGTAGTTATCTTACTCAATACCATGACGGCTGGTATTATCAATCCAAAATTGTATGCCCTGATAATGAATGAATTGCCAGAGGATAAATTGGCGACAATCAATGCAGGAATGGGGACTATATTTAATATTGGCATGCTTGCAGGTCAAGCCTTGGTAGCTCTGATGGTGACACTTTTGTCTGTCACAAGCATCTCCCTTATCTTCCTCTTGCTTTCTGTGGGGCTAGTAGGCTATACTATTCTTGTGGGTCATAAACCTAAAAATGAAGTAGCTCAAGTTTAG
- a CDS encoding MFS transporter, protein MKKLVNNKLFLSSFVADLISNFGDTLYYLALMNYVLFLPDTKFALAMITASETLPILAGLFIGIWADKTKNKLDTILATLLVRVGLYTLVGLLMGFAPALWIVAVVCVINFLSDLAGQYENGLYLPVSLRVVAAEDRETAMAFKMTVKSLFQIAFQASGAILIGFMSYQQLAFFNAGTFLVSLAIMAILRPAFAKLLKENPIQQAEQVETEAGIVKGIGQSLKESYQAVQNIPVLKASIITIASLNAIFTALSPLVVLNMKEFSDFVIVNAGTTVALISILFSVGSILGSSVGMAAFKNVSLINLLKFSTLMPVLLFSGIFLHNIYMVLAVLFVTAMTLGIFNPKMGALVMNELPEDKLATVGGGIDAFCQIGMVAGQALVSLMVMFLSPTSISLIFLLLSVGLLGYSIFTGKNPEKIVASA, encoded by the coding sequence ATGAAAAAACTAGTCAACAATAAATTATTTCTATCTAGCTTTGTGGCAGACTTGATTTCTAACTTTGGAGATACGCTTTACTATCTGGCTTTGATGAACTATGTCCTGTTTCTACCAGATACCAAGTTTGCCTTGGCTATGATTACGGCTTCTGAAACTTTGCCGATTTTGGCAGGTCTCTTTATCGGGATTTGGGCAGATAAGACGAAAAATAAATTGGATACCATTCTTGCAACCCTGCTGGTTCGTGTCGGCCTGTATACCCTTGTTGGTCTCTTAATGGGCTTTGCCCCAGCTCTCTGGATTGTAGCAGTCGTATGTGTCATCAACTTCTTGTCTGATTTGGCAGGTCAATATGAAAATGGTCTTTATCTGCCTGTCAGCCTGCGGGTTGTGGCAGCAGAGGATCGCGAAACAGCCATGGCCTTCAAAATGACAGTCAAATCACTCTTTCAGATTGCATTTCAAGCCAGCGGAGCCATCCTGATCGGATTTATGTCTTATCAACAACTTGCCTTCTTCAATGCTGGTACCTTCTTGGTTAGTCTGGCTATTATGGCAATTCTTCGTCCAGCTTTTGCTAAATTACTGAAAGAAAATCCTATCCAGCAGGCCGAGCAAGTAGAAACTGAAGCTGGGATTGTCAAAGGAATTGGTCAGAGCCTCAAAGAATCCTACCAAGCTGTGCAGAATATTCCCGTACTTAAAGCGTCAATCATCACCATTGCTAGCTTGAATGCCATCTTTACAGCTCTCTCTCCCTTGGTGGTTTTAAATATGAAGGAGTTTTCAGATTTTGTAATTGTCAATGCGGGGACAACGGTGGCTTTGATTTCCATTCTCTTCTCAGTTGGTAGTATTTTGGGTTCAAGCGTGGGGATGGCAGCCTTTAAAAATGTCAGTCTAATCAACCTGCTCAAGTTCTCTACTCTTATGCCAGTCTTACTTTTTTCAGGGATTTTTCTTCACAATATCTATATGGTGCTAGCTGTTCTCTTCGTAACGGCAATGACTTTGGGAATTTTCAATCCGAAAATGGGTGCTCTGGTTATGAATGAATTGCCAGAGGATAAATTGGCGACAGTTGGTGGAGGGATTGATGCCTTCTGTCAGATTGGTATGGTAGCAGGTCAAGCCTTGGTGTCATTGATGGTAATGTTCTTGTCTCCGACCAGTATTTCCCTTATCTTCCTCTTGCTTTCTGTGGGATTGTTGGGATATAGCATTTTTACAGGAAAAAATCCTGAAAAGATTGTAGCTAGTGCATAG
- a CDS encoding DUF1846 domain-containing protein, whose translation MKKIAFDSNKYLNLQRDHILERIAQFEGKLYMEFGGKMLEDFHAARVLPGYEPDNKIKLLQELKDQVEIVIAINASNIEHSKARGDLGISYDQEVFRLIDTFNDIDIYVGSVVITQYRNQPAADAFRKQLEKHGIKSYLHYPIKGYPSDIDHIISPEGMGKNDYIETSRNLVVVTAPGPGSGKLATCISQLYHDQLHGVTSGYAKFETFPVWNLPLHHPVNLAYEAATADLDDLNMIDPFHLQTYGKTAVNYNRDIEVFPVLNRTFERILNKSPYASPTDMGVNMVGYSIVDEEAAIEASKQEIIRRYYQTLVDFKAERVSEQAVKKIELLMNEVGVTPADRKVVIAAREKAELTTSPALAIQLPTGEIVTGKTSDLLKPTATVLLNAIKQIAQIDDETLLIEPNYIRPIQELKADYLDKTNTRLDASEILNALAITAQDSPLAASAMKELGQLNGSEAHSTVILSDEDKSVLRKLGINLTFDPIYQHNKFYQKN comes from the coding sequence ATGAAGAAAATCGCATTTGATTCAAATAAATATTTGAATTTGCAACGTGACCATATTTTAGAACGAATTGCTCAGTTTGAAGGCAAGCTCTATATGGAATTTGGCGGAAAAATGCTGGAAGATTTCCACGCAGCCCGTGTTTTACCTGGCTATGAACCAGATAACAAAATCAAACTCCTCCAAGAGTTGAAAGACCAAGTAGAAATCGTCATCGCCATCAATGCCAGTAATATCGAACATTCTAAGGCACGTGGCGACTTGGGTATTTCTTATGACCAAGAAGTCTTCCGCTTGATTGACACCTTCAATGATATTGATATTTATGTTGGTTCTGTCGTCATTACCCAATACCGCAACCAACCAGCTGCGGATGCCTTCCGCAAGCAGTTGGAAAAACATGGTATCAAGTCCTATCTCCACTACCCAATCAAAGGCTATCCTTCTGATATTGACCACATCATCTCACCAGAAGGTATGGGCAAAAATGACTACATCGAAACCAGTCGCAATCTCGTCGTTGTTACCGCACCTGGACCTGGTTCAGGTAAATTGGCGACTTGTATCTCCCAACTTTACCACGACCAACTGCACGGCGTAACATCAGGCTATGCTAAGTTTGAAACCTTCCCTGTCTGGAACTTGCCTCTCCACCACCCAGTCAACCTGGCCTATGAGGCGGCAACTGCCGACCTGGACGACCTCAACATGATCGACCCCTTCCACCTGCAAACCTACGGCAAAACTGCGGTCAACTACAACCGTGACATCGAAGTATTCCCTGTCCTCAACCGTACCTTTGAACGTATTTTGAACAAATCACCATATGCCTCACCGACAGACATGGGGGTCAACATGGTGGGCTACTCCATCGTAGACGAAGAGGCTGCGATCGAAGCATCCAAGCAAGAAATCATCCGCCGCTACTACCAGACCTTGGTTGATTTCAAGGCAGAGCGGGTGAGCGAGCAAGCAGTTAAAAAGATTGAGCTCCTCATGAATGAAGTCGGTGTGACACCAGCCGATCGTAAGGTTGTTATCGCTGCGCGCGAAAAAGCAGAGCTGACAACTAGCCCTGCCCTTGCTATTCAGTTGCCAACTGGAGAGATTGTAACAGGTAAAACATCAGACCTCCTCAAACCAACTGCAACTGTTCTTCTCAATGCCATCAAGCAAATCGCACAAATCGATGATGAAACACTTCTCATCGAACCAAATTACATCCGCCCAATTCAAGAATTGAAGGCAGATTATCTGGATAAAACCAATACACGACTCGATGCAAGTGAGATTCTTAACGCCCTTGCCATCACTGCACAAGACAGCCCTCTTGCAGCGAGTGCCATGAAAGAATTAGGGCAATTAAATGGTAGCGAAGCCCATTCGACTGTTATCCTATCCGATGAAGATAAGAGTGTCCTTCGTAAGCTTGGGATCAATTTAACATTTGATCCAATTTACCAACACAATAAGTTTTATCAGAAAAACTAA
- the ptsP gene encoding phosphoenolpyruvate--protein phosphotransferase has protein sequence MTEMLKGIAASDGVAVAKAYLLVQPDLSFETVTVEDTNAEEARLDAALEASQNELSVIRENAVASLGEEAAAVFDAHLMVLADPEMIGQIKETIRAKKTNAETGLKEVTDMFIAIFEGMEDNPYMQERAADIRDVAKRVLAHLLGVRLPNPATIDEESIVIAHDLTPSDTAQLNKQFVKAFVTNIGGRTSHSAIMARTLEIAAVLGTNNITEIVKDGDVLAVNGITGDVVINPSEEVIAEFKAAGEAYAKQKAEWALLKDAQTVTADGKHFELAANIGTPKDVEGVNDNGAEAVGLYRTEFLYMDSQDFPTEDEQYEAYKAVLEGMNGKPVVVRTMDIGGDKELPYFDLPHEMNPFLGFRALRISISETGNQMFRTQLRALLRSSVHGKLRIMFPMVALLTEFRAAKAILEEEKANLLAEGVAVADDIQVGIMIEIPAAAMLADQFAKEVDFFSIGTNDLIQYTMAADRMNEQVSYLYQPYNPSILRLINNVIKAAHAEGKWAGMCGEMAGDQQAVPLLVGMGLDEFSMSATSVLRTRSLMKKLDTAKMEEYAHRALTECATAEEVLELQKEYVDFN, from the coding sequence ATGACAGAAATGCTTAAAGGAATCGCAGCATCAGATGGTGTTGCTGTTGCTAAGGCATATCTACTCGTTCAGCCAGATTTGTCCTTCGAAACTGTTACAGTTGAAGATACAAATGCAGAGGAAGCTCGTTTGGATGCTGCTCTAGAAGCATCTCAAAACGAGCTTTCTGTTATTCGTGAGAACGCAGTAGCTAGCCTAGGTGAAGAGGCCGCAGCCGTATTTGATGCACACTTGATGGTTCTTGCTGACCCAGAAATGATTGGTCAGATTAAGGAAACAATTCGTGCGAAGAAAACAAACGCTGAGACTGGTTTGAAAGAAGTTACGGATATGTTTATCGCTATCTTTGAAGGTATGGAAGATAACCCATACATGCAAGAGCGTGCTGCAGATATTCGTGACGTAGCAAAACGTGTGTTGGCACACTTGCTTGGTGTTCGCTTGCCAAACCCAGCAACTATCGACGAAGAGTCAATCGTTATCGCGCATGACTTGACACCTTCAGATACAGCGCAATTAAACAAACAGTTTGTAAAAGCTTTTGTAACGAACATTGGTGGTCGTACAAGTCACTCAGCTATCATGGCTCGTACACTTGAAATTGCTGCTGTTTTGGGTACAAATAACATTACTGAAATCGTTAAAGACGGTGATGTATTGGCTGTTAACGGTATCACAGGTGATGTAGTGATTAACCCTTCTGAAGAAGTGATTGCAGAATTTAAAGCAGCTGGTGAAGCCTATGCTAAGCAAAAAGCTGAATGGGCTCTTTTGAAAGATGCTCAAACAGTTACAGCTGACGGCAAACACTTTGAATTGGCAGCAAACATCGGTACACCAAAAGACGTTGAAGGTGTAAACGATAACGGTGCTGAAGCAGTTGGTCTTTACCGTACAGAATTCTTGTACATGGATTCGCAAGACTTCCCAACAGAAGATGAGCAATACGAAGCTTACAAGGCTGTTCTTGAAGGTATGAATGGCAAGCCTGTTGTGGTTCGTACAATGGATATTGGTGGTGATAAGGAGCTTCCTTACTTCGACCTTCCACACGAAATGAACCCATTCCTTGGTTTCCGTGCCCTTCGTATCTCTATCTCTGAGACCGGCAACCAAATGTTCCGTACTCAGTTGCGTGCCCTTCTTCGTTCATCTGTACATGGTAAACTTCGTATCATGTTCCCAATGGTTGCCTTGTTGACTGAATTCCGTGCAGCAAAAGCAATCCTTGAAGAAGAAAAAGCAAACTTGTTGGCTGAAGGTGTAGCAGTTGCAGATGATATCCAAGTTGGTATCATGATTGAAATCCCTGCAGCAGCAATGCTTGCAGACCAATTTGCAAAAGAAGTTGACTTCTTCTCAATCGGTACGAACGACCTTATCCAGTACACAATGGCTGCAGACCGTATGAACGAGCAAGTTTCATACCTCTACCAACCATACAACCCATCAATCCTTCGCTTGATCAACAACGTTATCAAGGCTGCGCATGCAGAAGGCAAATGGGCTGGTATGTGTGGTGAGATGGCTGGTGACCAACAAGCTGTTCCACTTCTTGTAGGTATGGGCTTGGATGAGTTCTCTATGAGTGCAACATCTGTACTTCGTACACGTAGCCTTATGAAGAAACTTGATACAGCTAAGATGGAAGAATATGCTCACCGTGCCTTGACAGAATGTGCAACGGCAGAAGAAGTTCTTGAACTTCAAAAAGAGTATGTTGATTTCAACTAA
- a CDS encoding phosphocarrier protein HPr, producing MASKDFHIVAETGIHARPATLLVQTASKFASDITLNYKEKSVNLKSIMGVMSLGVGQGADVTISAEGADADDAIAAITETMEKEGLA from the coding sequence ATGGCTTCAAAAGACTTCCACATTGTGGCAGAAACAGGTATCCACGCACGTCCGGCAACTTTGCTTGTGCAAACAGCTAGTAAGTTTGCTTCAGACATCACTTTGAACTACAAAGAAAAGTCTGTTAACCTTAAATCTATCATGGGTGTTATGAGTCTTGGTGTTGGTCAAGGCGCTGACGTAACAATCTCTGCTGAAGGTGCTGATGCTGACGACGCAATCGCAGCTATCACTGAAACAATGGAAAAAGAAGGATTGGCATAA